A stretch of Dromaius novaehollandiae isolate bDroNov1 chromosome 8, bDroNov1.hap1, whole genome shotgun sequence DNA encodes these proteins:
- the LOC112985332 gene encoding uncharacterized protein LOC112985332: MGRAAAAPGLRTMPLWGSLLLTAGLALDPAPELDVGAAPESCNCTGPMDFQDFQMAPVPETCCLNFTSSNITHLDWGTLAGVRGLRELYLSHCSITAISNAQGVTPTLEILHLSHNQLESLPGSFLEDAPNLKVLYLDRNQLQELPGSFLKASTQVQEVYLGFNALTFLPASLLQPSLLQLQLSNNSWDCSCALLSNLQSQPSLATEVTCHTPERYRGTDLWSIPRDELCRSHSLTALFICLPPLLILASITCCFCRRKRKTHYSFQSRPESHLAMAGTSNATAPAEPHHYVPYELPAAPSETEKKVLLGNQVLLQPSAALLESSKDLYEEVEIQVGSSSSSLVLPNAGQPGTGPGMEQDTLAPPKAEELVGSEAEAETVSVSDVLKDSADREKMYMSQSTNYYNLVPGIELEDSDNLEYENIDLH; this comes from the exons atggggcgggcggcggcag CTCCTGGGCTGCGGACGATGCCCCTGTggggcagcctcctgctcactgCCGGCCTTGCCCTGGACCCAGCACCGGAGCTGGATGTCGGAGCAGCACCGGAAAGCTGCAACTGCACGGGGCCCATGGACTTCCAGGACTTCCAGATGGCTCCAGTCCCTGAGACCTGCTGCCTCAACTTCACCAGCTCCAACATCACCCACCTGGACTGGGGCACCCTGGCGGGGGTCCGGGGCCTGCGGGAGCTCTACCTCTCGCACTGCAGCATTACAGCCATCAGCAATGCCCAGGGAGTCACCCCTACCTTGGAGATCTTGCACTTAAGTCACAACCAGCTGGAAAGTCTCCCCGGAAGCTTTCTGGAAGATGCCCCTAATTTGAAGGTCCTTTATCTGGACAGGAACCAGCTCCAGGAGTTGCCCGGGTCCTTCCTGAAAGCATCGACCCAGGTCCAGGAGGTCTACCTGGGCTTCAACGCTTTAACTTTCCTTCCTGCCAGCCTCCTGCAACCatctctgctccagctgcagctctccaacAACAGCTGGgactgcagctgtgctctgctcaGCAACCTGCAGagccagcccagcctggccacCGAGGTTACCTGCCACACGCCAGAGCGGTACCGTGGCACCGACCTCTGGAGCATCCCCCGGGATGAGCTGTGCCGCTCGCACAGCCTCACCGCCCTCTTCATCTGCCTGCCCCCGCTGCTCATCCTCGCCAGCAtcacctgctgcttctgcaggcGGAAGAGAAAGACCCACTACAGCTTTCAGAGCAGGCCTGAGAGCCACCTCGCCATGGCAGGGACGAGCAATGCAACGGCGCCCGCGGAGCCCCACCACTATGTCCCCTACGAGCTGCCGGCTGCCCCCTCTGAGACCGAGAAGAAAGTGCTCCTGGGGAATCAGGTCCTGCTCCAGCCCTCTGCAgccctgctggagagcagcaaggACCTCTATGAGGAGGTGGAGATTCAGGTGGGATCCTCCAGCAGTTCTTTGGTGCTGCCCAATGCAGGGCAGCCAGGCACGGGACCGGGCATGGAGCAGGACACCTTAGCACCACCAAAGGCAGAGGAGCTGGTGGGCAGTGAGGCAGAAGCGGAAACTGTGAGCGTAAGCGATGTCCTGAAGGACTCAGCTGACCGGGAGAAGATGTACATGAGCCAGTCAACGAACTATTACAACCTGGTGCCTGGCATCGAGCTGGAGGACTCAGACAACCTGGAGTATGAGAACATCGACCTGCACTGA
- the PLK3 gene encoding serine/threonine-protein kinase PLK3 isoform X1, producing the protein MEPAGLYPPFPAALLPRDRPEPAPTPPPRAAETTRIITDPLSGRSYCKGRLLGKGGFARCYEMTDLSSNKTYAVKVIPHSRVAKPHQREKITNEIELHRDLHHKHIVKFSHHFEDSENIYIFLEHCSRKSLAHIWKARHTLLEPEVRYYLKQIISGLKYLHLKGILHRDLKLGNFFINENMELKVGDFGLAACQDISDQKKKTICGTPNYLAPEVLLRQGHGPESDVWSLGCVMYTLLCGNPPFETSDLKETYRCIKQVDYSLPAFLSVPAKHLIAGILKRNPQDRLTLEEILDHEFFKGYTPEKLPPSSCVMAPELCPPNPAKSLFAKVTKTLFGKKKPKAKKGSSEDKDDISKLVTGLMKTSICRQMSYKTLEGNEATPVSCRSASSSPVETLAEETSHKSASPSIRGTMASSCEAFDDCVTASAVIESAVRLLRTCLSCMPPADRNPASLAWHEQFVWVSKWVDYSNKYGFGYQLSNHSIGVLFNDGTHMMLSPNHKMVHYNFTNSRHIAFPVSAIPEQLQGQMSVLRYFASYMEQHLMKGGDLPSIDDLGQPALLLLQWVKTDQALLMLFSSGTLQVNFYNDHTKVIISKPDHSCLVTYINRERNSYTYKLCSIQELGCSPELQHRLRYILKLLQERADA; encoded by the exons ATGGAGCCCGCCGGCCTCTACCCGCCCTTccccgccgccctcctcccccGCGACCGTCCCGAGCCCGCCCCGACACCGCCGCCCCGGGCGGCCGAGACCACCCGCATCATCACGGACCCGCTCTCGGGCCGCTCCTACTGCAAGGGCCGCCTCCTGGGCAAG GGGGGGTTTGCACGATGCTACGAAATGACGGACCTCTCGAGCAACAAAACCTATGCCGTGAAGGTCATTCCTCACAGCCGGGTGGCTAAACCCCACCAGCGGGAGAAG ATCACCAATGAGATTGAGCTGCACAGGGACTTGCACCACAAGCACATCGTTAAGTTCTCCCATCACTTTGAGGACTCGGAGAACATCTATATCTTCCTGGAGCACTGCAGTAGGAAG TCCCTGGCTCACATCTGGAAGGCTCGCCATACCCTGCTGGAGCCAGAAGTGCGCTATTACCTCAAACAGATCATCTCGGGCTTGAAATACCTCCACCTCAAGGGTATCCTACACAGGGACCTCAAGCTTG GTAACTTCTTCATCAATGAAAACATGGAGCTGAAAGTGGGGGATTTTGGTCTCGCTGCTTGTCAGGATATCTCTGACCAGAAGAAAAA GACAATATGTGGGACCCCCAACTACCTGGCCCCTGAAGTGCTGCTGCGGCAGGGCCATGGGCCCGAGTCGGATGTGTGGTCTCTGGGCTGTGTCAT GTATACCCTGCTCTGTGGGAACCCTCCTTTTGAGACCTCTGACCTCAAAGAGACCTACAGGTGCATCAAGCAGGTGGATTacagcctgcctgccttcctctcAGTGCCTGCCAAGCACCTCATCGCCGGCATCCTGAAGCGCAACCCCCAGGATCGCCTCACGCTCGAGGAGATCTTGGACCATGAGTTCTTCAAG ggctacACGCCTGAGAAGCTCCCTCCCAGCAGTTGTGTAATGGCTCCAGAGCTGTGTCCCCCCAACCCAGCCAAGAGTCTGTTTGCTAAAGTCACCAAGACACTCTTTGGGAAGAAGAAACCCAAGG CCAAGAAGGGCTCTTCAGAGGACAAAGATGACATCTCCAAGCTGGTCACTGGGTTAATGAAGACCTCAATCTGCCGACAGATGAGCTACAAAACTCTGGAAGGGAATGAG GCCACCCCAGTATCATGCCGCAGTGCCAGTTCCAGCCCTGTGGAGACGCTGGCAGAGGAGACATCTCACAAGTCTGCGTCCCCCTCCATCCGGGGGACAATGGCCAGCAGCTGTGAAG CCTTTGACGACTGCGTCACTGCCTCTGCTGTCATTGAGTCAGCTGTCCGGCTCCTGCGGACCTGTCTGTCCTGCATGCCCCCAG CAGACAGAAACCCAGCCTCCCTGGCCTGGCATGAGCAGTTTGTCTGGGTGAGCAAGTGGGTGGATTACTCCAACAAGTATGGCTTTGGCTACCAGCTCTCCAACCACAGCATCGGGGTCCTCTTCAATGATGGCACGCACATGATGCTTTCTCCCAACCACAA GATGGTGCATTACAACTTTACCAACAGCAGACACATTGCATTCCCTGTGTCTGCCATCCctgagcagctgcagggacagaTGAGTGTCTTGCGCTACTTTGCATCCTACATGGAGCAGCATCTCATGAAG GGAGGTGACTTGCCCAGCATAGATGACCTtgggcagccagccctgctccttcTGCAATGGGTGAAGACTGACCAAGCCTTGCTCATGCTCTTCAGCAGTGGCACCCTCCAG GTGAACTTCTACAATGATCACACCAAGGTGATCATCAGCAAGCCTGACCACTCCTGCCTTGTCACCTACATCAACCGGGAGCGCAACTCCTACACCTACAAGCTGTGCAGCATCCAGGAGCTGGGCTGCTCTCCTGAGCTCCAGCACCGCCTCAGATACATACTCAAGCTCCTCCAGGAGCGGGCTGATGCCTAG
- the PLK3 gene encoding serine/threonine-protein kinase PLK3 isoform X2 — protein MEPAGLYPPFPAALLPRDRPEPAPTPPPRAAETTRIITDPLSGRSYCKGRLLGKGGFARCYEMTDLSSNKTYAVKVIPHSRVAKPHQREKITNEIELHRDLHHKHIVKFSHHFEDSENIYIFLEHCSRKSLAHIWKARHTLLEPEVRYYLKQIISGLKYLHLKGILHRDLKLGNFFINENMELKVGDFGLAACQDISDQKKKTICGTPNYLAPEVLLRQGHGPESDVWSLGCVMYTLLCGNPPFETSDLKETYRCIKQVDYSLPAFLSVPAKHLIAGILKRNPQDRLTLEEILDHEFFKGYTPEKLPPSSCVMAPELCPPNPAKSLFAKVTKTLFGKKKPKAKKGSSEDKDDISKLVTGLMKTSICRQMSYKTLEGNEATPVSCRSASSSPVETLAEETSHKSASPSIRGTMASSCEAFDDCVTASAVIESAVRLLRTCLSCMPPDRNPASLAWHEQFVWVSKWVDYSNKYGFGYQLSNHSIGVLFNDGTHMMLSPNHKMVHYNFTNSRHIAFPVSAIPEQLQGQMSVLRYFASYMEQHLMKGGDLPSIDDLGQPALLLLQWVKTDQALLMLFSSGTLQVNFYNDHTKVIISKPDHSCLVTYINRERNSYTYKLCSIQELGCSPELQHRLRYILKLLQERADA, from the exons ATGGAGCCCGCCGGCCTCTACCCGCCCTTccccgccgccctcctcccccGCGACCGTCCCGAGCCCGCCCCGACACCGCCGCCCCGGGCGGCCGAGACCACCCGCATCATCACGGACCCGCTCTCGGGCCGCTCCTACTGCAAGGGCCGCCTCCTGGGCAAG GGGGGGTTTGCACGATGCTACGAAATGACGGACCTCTCGAGCAACAAAACCTATGCCGTGAAGGTCATTCCTCACAGCCGGGTGGCTAAACCCCACCAGCGGGAGAAG ATCACCAATGAGATTGAGCTGCACAGGGACTTGCACCACAAGCACATCGTTAAGTTCTCCCATCACTTTGAGGACTCGGAGAACATCTATATCTTCCTGGAGCACTGCAGTAGGAAG TCCCTGGCTCACATCTGGAAGGCTCGCCATACCCTGCTGGAGCCAGAAGTGCGCTATTACCTCAAACAGATCATCTCGGGCTTGAAATACCTCCACCTCAAGGGTATCCTACACAGGGACCTCAAGCTTG GTAACTTCTTCATCAATGAAAACATGGAGCTGAAAGTGGGGGATTTTGGTCTCGCTGCTTGTCAGGATATCTCTGACCAGAAGAAAAA GACAATATGTGGGACCCCCAACTACCTGGCCCCTGAAGTGCTGCTGCGGCAGGGCCATGGGCCCGAGTCGGATGTGTGGTCTCTGGGCTGTGTCAT GTATACCCTGCTCTGTGGGAACCCTCCTTTTGAGACCTCTGACCTCAAAGAGACCTACAGGTGCATCAAGCAGGTGGATTacagcctgcctgccttcctctcAGTGCCTGCCAAGCACCTCATCGCCGGCATCCTGAAGCGCAACCCCCAGGATCGCCTCACGCTCGAGGAGATCTTGGACCATGAGTTCTTCAAG ggctacACGCCTGAGAAGCTCCCTCCCAGCAGTTGTGTAATGGCTCCAGAGCTGTGTCCCCCCAACCCAGCCAAGAGTCTGTTTGCTAAAGTCACCAAGACACTCTTTGGGAAGAAGAAACCCAAGG CCAAGAAGGGCTCTTCAGAGGACAAAGATGACATCTCCAAGCTGGTCACTGGGTTAATGAAGACCTCAATCTGCCGACAGATGAGCTACAAAACTCTGGAAGGGAATGAG GCCACCCCAGTATCATGCCGCAGTGCCAGTTCCAGCCCTGTGGAGACGCTGGCAGAGGAGACATCTCACAAGTCTGCGTCCCCCTCCATCCGGGGGACAATGGCCAGCAGCTGTGAAG CCTTTGACGACTGCGTCACTGCCTCTGCTGTCATTGAGTCAGCTGTCCGGCTCCTGCGGACCTGTCTGTCCTGCATGCCCCCAG ACAGAAACCCAGCCTCCCTGGCCTGGCATGAGCAGTTTGTCTGGGTGAGCAAGTGGGTGGATTACTCCAACAAGTATGGCTTTGGCTACCAGCTCTCCAACCACAGCATCGGGGTCCTCTTCAATGATGGCACGCACATGATGCTTTCTCCCAACCACAA GATGGTGCATTACAACTTTACCAACAGCAGACACATTGCATTCCCTGTGTCTGCCATCCctgagcagctgcagggacagaTGAGTGTCTTGCGCTACTTTGCATCCTACATGGAGCAGCATCTCATGAAG GGAGGTGACTTGCCCAGCATAGATGACCTtgggcagccagccctgctccttcTGCAATGGGTGAAGACTGACCAAGCCTTGCTCATGCTCTTCAGCAGTGGCACCCTCCAG GTGAACTTCTACAATGATCACACCAAGGTGATCATCAGCAAGCCTGACCACTCCTGCCTTGTCACCTACATCAACCGGGAGCGCAACTCCTACACCTACAAGCTGTGCAGCATCCAGGAGCTGGGCTGCTCTCCTGAGCTCCAGCACCGCCTCAGATACATACTCAAGCTCCTCCAGGAGCGGGCTGATGCCTAG
- the PLK3 gene encoding serine/threonine-protein kinase PLK3 isoform X3, giving the protein MTDLSSNKTYAVKVIPHSRVAKPHQREKITNEIELHRDLHHKHIVKFSHHFEDSENIYIFLEHCSRKSLAHIWKARHTLLEPEVRYYLKQIISGLKYLHLKGILHRDLKLGNFFINENMELKVGDFGLAACQDISDQKKKTICGTPNYLAPEVLLRQGHGPESDVWSLGCVMYTLLCGNPPFETSDLKETYRCIKQVDYSLPAFLSVPAKHLIAGILKRNPQDRLTLEEILDHEFFKGYTPEKLPPSSCVMAPELCPPNPAKSLFAKVTKTLFGKKKPKAKKGSSEDKDDISKLVTGLMKTSICRQMSYKTLEGNEATPVSCRSASSSPVETLAEETSHKSASPSIRGTMASSCEAFDDCVTASAVIESAVRLLRTCLSCMPPADRNPASLAWHEQFVWVSKWVDYSNKYGFGYQLSNHSIGVLFNDGTHMMLSPNHKMVHYNFTNSRHIAFPVSAIPEQLQGQMSVLRYFASYMEQHLMKGGDLPSIDDLGQPALLLLQWVKTDQALLMLFSSGTLQVNFYNDHTKVIISKPDHSCLVTYINRERNSYTYKLCSIQELGCSPELQHRLRYILKLLQERADA; this is encoded by the exons ATGACGGACCTCTCGAGCAACAAAACCTATGCCGTGAAGGTCATTCCTCACAGCCGGGTGGCTAAACCCCACCAGCGGGAGAAG ATCACCAATGAGATTGAGCTGCACAGGGACTTGCACCACAAGCACATCGTTAAGTTCTCCCATCACTTTGAGGACTCGGAGAACATCTATATCTTCCTGGAGCACTGCAGTAGGAAG TCCCTGGCTCACATCTGGAAGGCTCGCCATACCCTGCTGGAGCCAGAAGTGCGCTATTACCTCAAACAGATCATCTCGGGCTTGAAATACCTCCACCTCAAGGGTATCCTACACAGGGACCTCAAGCTTG GTAACTTCTTCATCAATGAAAACATGGAGCTGAAAGTGGGGGATTTTGGTCTCGCTGCTTGTCAGGATATCTCTGACCAGAAGAAAAA GACAATATGTGGGACCCCCAACTACCTGGCCCCTGAAGTGCTGCTGCGGCAGGGCCATGGGCCCGAGTCGGATGTGTGGTCTCTGGGCTGTGTCAT GTATACCCTGCTCTGTGGGAACCCTCCTTTTGAGACCTCTGACCTCAAAGAGACCTACAGGTGCATCAAGCAGGTGGATTacagcctgcctgccttcctctcAGTGCCTGCCAAGCACCTCATCGCCGGCATCCTGAAGCGCAACCCCCAGGATCGCCTCACGCTCGAGGAGATCTTGGACCATGAGTTCTTCAAG ggctacACGCCTGAGAAGCTCCCTCCCAGCAGTTGTGTAATGGCTCCAGAGCTGTGTCCCCCCAACCCAGCCAAGAGTCTGTTTGCTAAAGTCACCAAGACACTCTTTGGGAAGAAGAAACCCAAGG CCAAGAAGGGCTCTTCAGAGGACAAAGATGACATCTCCAAGCTGGTCACTGGGTTAATGAAGACCTCAATCTGCCGACAGATGAGCTACAAAACTCTGGAAGGGAATGAG GCCACCCCAGTATCATGCCGCAGTGCCAGTTCCAGCCCTGTGGAGACGCTGGCAGAGGAGACATCTCACAAGTCTGCGTCCCCCTCCATCCGGGGGACAATGGCCAGCAGCTGTGAAG CCTTTGACGACTGCGTCACTGCCTCTGCTGTCATTGAGTCAGCTGTCCGGCTCCTGCGGACCTGTCTGTCCTGCATGCCCCCAG CAGACAGAAACCCAGCCTCCCTGGCCTGGCATGAGCAGTTTGTCTGGGTGAGCAAGTGGGTGGATTACTCCAACAAGTATGGCTTTGGCTACCAGCTCTCCAACCACAGCATCGGGGTCCTCTTCAATGATGGCACGCACATGATGCTTTCTCCCAACCACAA GATGGTGCATTACAACTTTACCAACAGCAGACACATTGCATTCCCTGTGTCTGCCATCCctgagcagctgcagggacagaTGAGTGTCTTGCGCTACTTTGCATCCTACATGGAGCAGCATCTCATGAAG GGAGGTGACTTGCCCAGCATAGATGACCTtgggcagccagccctgctccttcTGCAATGGGTGAAGACTGACCAAGCCTTGCTCATGCTCTTCAGCAGTGGCACCCTCCAG GTGAACTTCTACAATGATCACACCAAGGTGATCATCAGCAAGCCTGACCACTCCTGCCTTGTCACCTACATCAACCGGGAGCGCAACTCCTACACCTACAAGCTGTGCAGCATCCAGGAGCTGGGCTGCTCTCCTGAGCTCCAGCACCGCCTCAGATACATACTCAAGCTCCTCCAGGAGCGGGCTGATGCCTAG
- the DYNLT4 gene encoding dynein light chain Tctex-type 4 yields the protein MAKQEPAPLPPAVPPDGTEAPPPRAAPGGTHRSSQPPDAPPRPPAPAKSTEEAKPPLLPSRRSSILSTLTAPFASRRSSLCAAPGGKRPAAGPWMLHSRVSFSGLPLFQPIQEIRYENTYKVQPDEGCKFNACRVQRVLESALAGSLGNTAYSAQSGAQLAHGLADLLRSRAKEVVPPRYKLVCHVLLGQQGQQSLLVASRALWDPQSDSFASATFFNTSLFAVATVHGLYFE from the coding sequence ATGGCCAAGCAGGAGCCGGCCCCGCTGCCACCGGCGGTGCCTCCGGATGGCACTGAAGCCCCTCcaccccgggccgcgccggggggcacGCACCGCAGCTCCCAGCCCCCCGATGCACcaccccggcccccagccccggcgaAGAGCACCGAGGAGGCCAAGCCgcccctcctgccctcccgcCGCAGCTCCATCCTCAGCACCCTCACCGCGCCCTTCGCCAGCCGCCGGAGCTCGCTCTGCGCGGCGCCCGGGGGCAAGCGCCCCGCCGCTGGCCCCTGGATGCTCCACAGCCGCGTCAGCTTCTCGGGGCTCCCCCTTTTCCAGCCCATCCAGGAGATTCGCTATGAAAACACCTACAAGGTGCAGCCGGACGAGGGCTGCAAGTTCAACGCCTGCCGGGTGCAGCGGGTGCTGGAGTCGGCCCTGGCCGGCTCGCTGGGCAACACAGCGTACAGCGCCCAGAGCGGCGCCCAGCTGGCCCACGGCCTGGCCGACCTGCTGCGGAGCCGGGCAAAGGAGGTGGTGCCGCCCCGCTACAAGCTGGTCTGCCACGTGCTGCTgggccagcagggccagcagaGCCTGCTGGTGGCCAGCCGGGCGCTGTGGGACCCCCAGAGCGACAGCTTTGCCTCAGCCACCTTCTTCAACACCTCCCTCTTTGCTGTGGCCACGGTGCATGGGCTCTACTTTGAGTag